In Elephas maximus indicus isolate mEleMax1 chromosome 7, mEleMax1 primary haplotype, whole genome shotgun sequence, the following proteins share a genomic window:
- the LOC126079022 gene encoding olfactory receptor 52B4-like has protein sequence MAGFNYTGVNHRVFYLLGIPGREDLHIWISIPFFISYVFVLLGNGLLIFIILTKSSLHEPMYLFLCMLAGVDIATTEPKALAIFWCNYREISLNGCIAQLYFQHSFFISESGILLIMAFDRYIAICYPLRYTSILTHSLIGKIGVAVFLRAHCTISPMIFLLKRLTFCRNHILPHTFCEHIGLAKYACDDICINIWYGFFVLMSTVILDVVLIFAYYVLILHAVFHIPSQDACNKALNTCSSHVCVIILFYGPGIFSVLTQRFGRHIPLHVHILLANVTMLAPPMLNPIIYGVKTKQIRDQVVYVFFPKQKQLGMAETDF, from the coding sequence ATGGCTGGCTTCAACTACACTGGTGTTAACCATAGGGTCTTCTATCTACTGGGCATTCCAGGCCGAGAAGACTTACACATATGGATTTCCATCCCCTTCTTCATCTCCTATGTCTTTGTTCTCCTTGGGAATGGCCTGCTCATTTTCATTATCCTCACCAAGAGCAGCCTCCACGAACCTATGTACCTTTTCCTCTGTATGCTGGCTGGAGTTGACATTGCCACCACAGAGCCCAAGGCATTGGCCATTTTCTGGTGCAATTATAGAGAAATTTCTCTTAACGGCTGCATTGCCCAGCTCTACTTCCAGCATTCCTTCTTCATCTCTGAGTCAGGCATCTTGCTGATTATGGCATTTGACCGCTACATTGCAATATGTTACCCACTGAGATATACTTCGATTCTTACCCACTCCCTGATTGGGAAAATTGGTGTGGCTGTGTTTTTGAGAGCACATTGTACAATTTCCCCCATGATATTTCTTCTGAAGAGGCTGACTTTTTGCAGAAATCACATCCTTCCACATACATTCTGTGAACACATTGGCTTGGCCAAGTATGCCTGTGATGACATCTGCATAAATATCTGGTATGGGTTTTTTGTCTTAATGTCCACAGTGATCTTAGATGTTGTCCTCATTTTTGCTTACTATGTTCTGATTCTCCATGCTGTCTTTCACATTCCTTCCCAAGATGCTTGCAACAAAGCTCTCAACACATGCAGCTCCCATGTCTGTGTTATTATTCTCTTTTATGGGCCTGGAATCTTCTCAGTTCTCACACAGCGCTTTGGACGCCACATACCACTACATGTCCATATCTTGCTGGCCAATGTCACCATGCTTGCTCCACCTATGCTGAATCCCATCATTTACGGGGTCAAGACTAAGCAGATACGAGACCAAGTGGTCTATGTGTTTTTTCCAAAGCAGAAACAACTGGGGATGGCAGAGACTGATTTCTGA